GAAGCGAATTTGATGCCACGTGTATTCAGAACCTCCGGGACGACCTCTGTTAACCGTCAACACTTCGCAAACTTCTTCGCCGATAAGATCATCGATGGTGCGATTGGTGTTCGTGACTCCATCGCTGTATCCTTCATGAATATTGCGAATGAATCTGGCCGTTCAGTGCCTGAAATGGTATCTGTCGCTGGCTTCCAAAATACGAAGTATGCGCTTTTATCCCGCCCAACCTTGACATCGATTGATATCCCAGTGTATGATATCGGTGCCGTAGCCATGAGATTATTAACCAAACTCATGAACAAAGAACAACTTGACTCGCTACAAGTCGTATTACCTCACTATATCGTGAGAAGAGAATCATTATAGGATTGTTGAAAAAAACGAAGTAGGCTTAAACTTTAGAACATAGAGACTTTGTGGTTGGTGAAAACAAAGCTGGGTTTAAACTGAATTACACTTTTGGAGATCCAACAACAGAAAGAGTGCTATGGGCAACCATAGAACTAAGGTGGTACCACGATTTTTATAGTCGTCCTTAGATTGATTTTTAAGGACGGCTTTTTATTTTATTTAAAGGAGAAGAACCATGACATTATTTGAAGAATTACAATGGCGCGGATTTGTCAAAGACGTATCCAATGAAGCCAAAGCGAAAGATTTATTAGACAACCAAAAAACAAAATTTTACTGTGGATTTGACCCAACTGGTCAAAGTTTAACCGTAGGCCATTTAGTCCAAATCGTCAGAATCATGTTGATTGCGAAATACGGACATACCCCAGTGGTTTTAATCGGTGGTGCAACAGGCCTCATCGGTGACCCAAGACAAACCAGTGAACGTAAATTACTGACCTTAGAAGAATCCCTTCAAAACGCAGAAAAAATCAAAGTTCAACTATCACACTTCCAAAAAGAAGCGATTTTCGTCAATAACTATGATTGGATTTCTAAAATCGATATGATTCAGTTCTTAAGAGACTACGGTAAGAACTTTAACATCAATTACATGTTATCCAAAGAAACCGTACAAGCGAGATTAGAAACCGGGATTTCATATACTGAATTTTCCTATATGCTCATCCAAGCCATTGACTGGCTCCATTTATACCAATCATTGGATTGCAAGATTCAATTCGGTGGGTCTGACCAATGGGGAAACATCACGACTGGTCTAGAACTCATCCGTAAAACCGTAGGCGATCAACACGACGCTGTCGCGATGTCATCACCATTATTATTAAAAGCAGATGGCACCAAATTTGGTAAGAGTGAATCCGGTGCATTGTGGTTAGATGAAACCTTAACCAGTGCGTATGAACTCTATCAATATTTCTTAAATACCGCAGATGACGATGTCTTAACATACTTTAAGATGTTAACCTTACTATCCAAGGAAGAGATTGAATCGTTGGTTGCTGCGTCACAACTCGAACCTGAAAAACGCATCGCCCAAAAACGATTGGCTGCGGAAGTGGTCGAACTCGTTCATGGTAAAGAAAAACTCAACAGCGCACTCAACGTCACTGAATCCTTGTTCTCAGGTGAATTCTCTAAGTTATCATTAAATGAACTCATCATGGCGAAAAAAGGGTTAGAATCTGTCTCAGTTACAGGTGAAATCAACGTCTTAGATGCTTTGGTTGAAACTAAATTAGCGTCTTCCAAACGTGAAG
This genomic window from Paracholeplasma manati contains:
- the tyrS gene encoding tyrosine--tRNA ligase; amino-acid sequence: MTLFEELQWRGFVKDVSNEAKAKDLLDNQKTKFYCGFDPTGQSLTVGHLVQIVRIMLIAKYGHTPVVLIGGATGLIGDPRQTSERKLLTLEESLQNAEKIKVQLSHFQKEAIFVNNYDWISKIDMIQFLRDYGKNFNINYMLSKETVQARLETGISYTEFSYMLIQAIDWLHLYQSLDCKIQFGGSDQWGNITTGLELIRKTVGDQHDAVAMSSPLLLKADGTKFGKSESGALWLDETLTSAYELYQYFLNTADDDVLTYFKMLTLLSKEEIESLVAASQLEPEKRIAQKRLAAEVVELVHGKEKLNSALNVTESLFSGEFSKLSLNELIMAKKGLESVSVTGEINVLDALVETKLASSKREAREFVKSGAVVVNEVKINDFEVQINKSNAYFEKYVIIKRGKKKFALVELI